GGACAGCGTGTAGGCCTCGTCGATGAACAGCACCCCGCCGAGGGACTTCTCGAAGACCGTCGCGGTCTTCTCCGCGGTGTGGCCGATGTACTGGCCGACCAGGTCGCGGCGGGACACTTCGGTGAACTCACCGTGCGGCAGGACACCGAGCGCCTTCAGCAGCTTGCCGTACAGGCGTGCGACGGTCGTCTTCCCGGTACCGGGAGCCCCGGCGAAGATCAGGTGGTGGCTGACCGCGCCGACCGACAGCCCGGCCGCGCGCCGCCACTCGTTGACCTGGATCTCGTCGACCAGCGCGTGCACCTCGGCCTTCACGCCCGGCAGCCCGACCATCTCGTCCAGGTCGCCGAGCAGCTGGTCCAGCGGGCCGTCGGTCTCGGTCGGCCGCGCGGACGCCTTTTCGATCACCTCGACCGTGGCGCCTTCGGGAAGGTGGATCCCGGCCAGTCCGGTGTTCTCGGTCCGGCAGCCCTCGACCGTCCCGCCGCAGCCCGGGGTGAAGGCGATCCCGTGGCCGCGGGTGTCCTCGACGGTGACCCGGCGGATCGTCGCCGTACTGCCGTGTGCGACACCGATCCCGTCGGTCCCGGTCCGCGACACCGCGGTGTCGGTCAGCTCGGGCCGACTGTACTGGTACACGTAGATCCCGCGGCCCCCGCACCCGGTGACCGTGCAGCCACGGATCAGCGGATCGGAGCCCAAGGCAACGACGATCCCGTCACCGGCGACGTCGGAGACCGTCGTGTCGAGGATCCGGCCGCTCGCGCCCTCGACGACGATCCCGGTCTCGGCGCCGCTGACCGTGCACCGGTCGACGGTGAACGCCGGACTGGCGTGCACGCTGATCGCCGGCCGGCTCTTGCTGCGCACCTCGCACTGCTCGACCGTGAGCGCGGTCCGCTCGACCGAGACGGCCAGGTTGTCGCCGGCCCGGATGTCCAGGCCGCGCAAGGTCAGCTCGCCGTCCACCGCACGCAGCGTCGGCCAGTCCGCACCCGCACCGTCCAGTAC
The Kribbella italica DNA segment above includes these coding regions:
- a CDS encoding right-handed parallel beta-helix repeat-containing protein, with the protein product MRVLTVAADRPGAYPTIGSALLEAPDGATVAIAAGTYAETLELSGRSVTLQAEAGGAVVLDGAGADWPTLRAVDGELTLRGLDIRAGDNLAVSVERTALTVEQCEVRSKSRPAISVHASPAFTVDRCTVSGAETGIVVEGASGRILDTTVSDVAGDGIVVALGSDPLIRGCTVTGCGGRGIYVYQYSRPELTDTAVSRTGTDGIGVAHGSTATIRRVTVEDTRGHGIAFTPGCGGTVEGCRTENTGLAGIHLPEGATVEVIEKASARPTETDGPLDQLLGDLDEMVGLPGVKAEVHALVDEIQVNEWRRAAGLSVGAVSHHLIFAGAPGTGKTTVARLYGKLLKALGVLPHGEFTEVSRRDLVGQYIGHTAEKTATVFEKSLGGVLFIDEAYTLSRSAGSGGDFGQEAIDALVKLMEDHRDEIAIIVAGYTTEMNDFLDANPGLASRFSKTIEFENYSAPELLLITDRMVAAGDYLLDADAAGPLTAYYDQIAHTPNFGNAREARRLVESIRKAQSQRLRSLGRMPTTEELRSLLAADVLSAAGPQKVADPVLPR